A region of the Pseudomonas sp. J452 genome:
TGCAAGGGGCTGTAATCCGCATTCACCGGGATGTTGCAATCAGCGGATACGTATTGGAGCTTTTGGTACTCAAGTGCATCTCGGATGTGCCGAAGCGTTATGCGGGGAAGCTCAGATTCCCGAATTCCGGAGTCATAGATCAGCTGCAGCATGCACCTCTCGCGCTCTGAGTCTGTGTGCAGGATCAGCTGTTCAAGTTCGAGCATGCTGCATGGCTGGACGATTGCTCTCGTGTTTGCCTTGCCTGGTCGTATCGGCCCGTGTTCATAGGGATTGTCAGACCGAAGTGGAGGTTTTCCACTGAGGCTGACGCAGAGGTGGGAACTGAAGAAATGGTGGTAGGCGGCATCGCGACCCTGCACGGTCTTGGGAGCGAGGCCCGCACCATCCAGTCGACCCAAATACACCTCAAGATTACCTAACCCGATGCTCAGCAGAAGATCGTCTCTACGGGAGTGCTCGTACTCTGGTTTGGTCTTCTGGTCTTGAAGCAGGTACGAGATACGCCTGGCATAGGACAGAACGGTTTTGTCCGCCTTTGAGACGTTTCTGTAGTTCCGGCAGAGGTAGGAGGACACTAGGGGGAGAAGCTGTTCATCGCCATCAATCAACCCGCACCCAGTCACCTTCACGAGTGGCTCGCTGCTTTCTGGCTGAGCTAGGAACTGCTCACGGTATTTGCCGTTGGCGAGGATGGAACGGCTTAGATCGAGTTCTCTGTCTCGCTCTGCAATCACTTTCATGCTCTGACGCCCTACGCATCGACTCAGGAAGGTCGGTGTGGAGTATGACTCATGGCTCAGATTCTGGAGGGGGGTGAAGCTAAGGGCTATCGGATTGTGCACTTCAGTGTAGGGGGGTAGAAATCACCGCTTCGGCGGCATGGTCGGTGCCGATCACCAGGCCGTTGTTGGCGTTGGCAATGGCGAACTGCGCGACCATGCGGATGCGTGCCTTGATATTGCCGGTGACGAAGTCACGGCGGGCGTCGCTGAGCTTCTGCAGGTGAGTGACCTGTTCGCCGAGGCCGCTGACGCTGTCGGCAATATTCACCGTGTCTTCCTCGTCGGCGCGGATGAATTTCAGCGAATCCTGGGCGTCCTGTTCGTCGTGCTGGGTGCCGTGGGGCAGGCGCACGGCGATAAAGCGATAGCTCTGGTCACCGGTTTCGGCACGCAGCTCCTCGACTGTCAGTTGCGCCAGGCGCCCGGCGGTCAGCGAGTCGACGCCGCCGCTGATGCCCAGTACCAGCACCTTGAGACCGGAGTTGCGCAGGCACTGTTTGATAAAGGCCTTGCGCTTGTCGATCTGCGCCACCAGCGCGGCGCTATCGGCGAAAGACGGCACAACATCGAGGGCGGCGGCGATTTCGGCTTGGCGATTGCTCATTTCAAAGTCCTCACTGGGCGTCGCGGACGCGAAAAACATGTTTCAGGTAGCTGACGAAGTTGTCGTCGCGGCATTGGGTCTTGCCCGGCGCATCGGAGATCTTGGCGACCGGCTGGCCATTGCAGGCGGTCATCTTGATCACGATGTTCATCGGTTCGACCCCGGGAATGTCGCAGGTCAGGTTGGTACCGATGCCGAAGCTTACGTTGATCCGCCCGCAAAGTGCACGGTAGAGCCGCAGCGACTTCTCCAGGGTGAGCCCGTCGGAGAACACCAGGGTCTTGCTCAGCGGGTCGATGCCGAGCTTCTCGTAGTGGGCGATGGCCTTCTCCGCCCACTGCAGCGGGTCGCCGGAGTCGTGGCGCAGGCCGTCGAACAGCTTGGCGAAGTACAGGTCGAAGTCGGCCAGGAAGGCATCCATGCTGATGCAGTCGGTCAGTGCAATGCCCAGCAGGCCGCGGTACTCGCGCACCCAGCAGTCCAGCGCGGCGCTCTGACTGTCGATCAGCCGTGGGCCGAGCTGCTGGTGGGCCATCAGCCATTCGTGGGCCATGGTGCCGATCGGCTTGAGGTCGAACTCGCGGGCCAGGTGCACGTTGCTGGTGCCGACGAAGCGCCCGGGGAAGTCGCGCTTGAGGATGTGCACCATCTGTTCCTGCACCCGGTAGGAGAAGCGCCGGCGGGTGCCGAAATCGGCGATCTGGAAACCTTCCAGCTCGGTGGCCGAGGCCTCGCCCTTGAGCCAGTCGAGTTTCTGGTACAGGCGCTCGCTGGCCTGCTCCAGCACCACCTCGCGGTAGCGATAGCGGTTGCGCACCTCGCTGACGATGGCCAGCAGCGGGATCTCGTAGAGGATCACATGCAACCAGGGCCCGCGCAGGCGGATACACAGCTGGCCGTCTTCGATGCTGGTGTGCACGTAGCGCAGGTTGAAGCGGAACAGGCTGAGGAAGCGGATGAAGTCGGCCTTGATGAACGGAATGCGTTCGAGGAAGGCCAACTGGTCGGCGCTCATGCTCAGCTCGGCCAGGCGCTCGATCTGATAGCGGATCTCCGCCAGGTAGGGCGTCAGGTCTTCGGCATTGCGGCAGCGGAACTCCCACTCCACCTCGGCATTGGGGTAGTTGTGCAGCACCGCCTGCATCATGGTCAGCTTGTAGAAGTCGGTATCCAGCAGGTTCTGCACGATACGCTCGGCAAATACGCTTTCACCCATGATCAGATCCTCTTGTCCGTGTTGAGGGCCGCGTCCAGCTCATCCAGGCTGGCGTACAGCTCGATGCCCGCTGCACGCATCTCGCTGCAGGCGGTTTGCGCGGTTGTTTCGGCAATGGCGCGGCAGGCCGGCAGGTAAACACCGACCTCGAAACCGGCACGGCGCAGTTGCAGGGCGGTGGTCTTCACGCAGTAGTCGAGGGCCAGGCCGCCGACCAGCACGCGCTGCACGCCATTGTGCCGGAGAAACTCGATGGCGCCCGTGCTGCGCTTCTCGGCCAGGTCGTGGTAGCAGGCGCCGTAGGGGTGCAGATCCGGCTCCACGCCTTTCCACACGAAGTAGTCGTAGTCCAGCGGCTGTGGCAGTTCATCCAGCAGTTCGAAACCGGGCGTGCCCGGCACGCAGTGGCTGACCCAGCTGAGATCGGCGTTGGCCAGCGGCAGCGGCTTGAGCATTTCCGCATGGCTCGGTGCGATCCAGGCGGCTTGCGGGCTGTGCGCGTCCTTGCTGCCCAGGCGCAGGTGGGCGCGGCTGGCCAGCTCATTCAGGGCTGGCGCGATCTGCTCGCCACCGGCCACCGGCAGCTCATTCGGACACAGCGGGGTAAAGCCCTTTTGTGCATCGACGTCGAAGCTGGCGATTTTCATGGGTAGCGCTCCTTGTTGCGCGTTTGCATGACTACATATTTCATCTGATGTAATATGTAGTCAAGCGCTTTTCATCGAAACAAGTGAAATTCACCGGGTTATTGGTCAAGATGAAATAAGTCGAAGGGATTGGAGGGGTGATGGGTGCTGCAGAAGTGCTGGCCAGCGTGGATATCGTCGCGCTGCGCCTGAGCGAGGCGGGCGAGCTGGAGCTGCTGCTGATTCGTCGTGCGCAGGCGCCATTCGCCGGGCAGTGGGCGTTGCCCGGCGTGCTGGTCAACGGCCGCTGCGCCGACCTCAGCCTGGATGCCGCGGCGACCCGTGCATTGCAGGAAAAAGCACGGGTGCAGCCGCAGCACCTGGAGCAGGTGGCGACGGTGGGCAATGCGGTGCGTGACCCGCGCGGCTGGTCGTTGAGCACCTTCTACCTGGCCCTGTTGCCCGCCGATACCGAGTTGCCGGGCGAGGACCTGTGCTTCGCCAGCCTGGCGCAGGTGCTCGATGAGCGCTTTCCGCTGCCATTCGACCATGTGCAGTTGGTGGCGCAAGCGCTGGAACGGCTGGCCGGCAAGTCGGTGTACACCTCGCTGCCGCTCTATCTGCTGGCGCCGCGCTTTACCGTGACCGAGGCGCTGGCCGCGTTTCAGGCCTGCCTGGGCCAGGCGGTACAGCACACCACCCTGCGCGGACGCCTGGAAAAGATGAAGCAGCAGGGCTGGATCAGTGATACCGGCGAGAAGAACTACCCGAAGATGGGCCGGCCGCAAAGCCTGCTGGCGCATCGGCCGCAGGGCAGTGGGGCTTTTATCTTCGATCGCAGCGTGCTGTCCTGAGAACCTGTTTACGATCTCCTGGCCGTCGGCCATACGGCGTTAAAAACAGCCTCGGAATGCTCATTTACAGCTCGTAAACTCCGCTTCCTCGGCTGTTTTTGCCTTGTCTGGCTCTAGTCCAAAAGATCGTAAACAGGTTCTGAGGCTGCACATATGTCGAAGCACTGCATTGCGTGCTCTTCATAGCGGCCTCAGCTAATCTGCAGACGAGCCTAATAAGAGTTGCCAGGACGGCCTGTATTCACACGTGCTCCCGAGTCTGCTTGGGTACTGGAACGCCGCATGATCAAGTCTTGCTGTCTTGCCCTCGGGGTTGCCCTGGGCACTGTGTTCCCGGCCAACGCCGCGAGTCTGCTGGCCGACCTGGTGGATGGCCAGGGCCAGCCGCTGGCTAATGCCGTGCTCACGCTGCGCGGTGTGCCGGGTGCCGCGCCGGGCGAGGGCATCATGGATCAGCGCGACAAGCAGTTTGCCCCCAGCGTGTTGGCCGTGCGCAGCGGCACCTCGGTGAAATTCCCCAACAGCGACAACATCCGCCACCAGGTCTATTCCTTCTCGCCGGCCAAGCGTTTCGAGTTGCGCCTGTACCAGGGCACGCCCAGCGAGCCGGTGCTGTTCGACAAGCCGGGGGTGGTGGTGCTCGGCTGCAACATCCATGACTGGATGCTCGGCTACGTGTATGTCACCGACGACCCCTGGTTCGCCGTCAGTGACGAGCAGGGGCGGTTGAAGATCG
Encoded here:
- a CDS encoding nicotinamidase encodes the protein MKIASFDVDAQKGFTPLCPNELPVAGGEQIAPALNELASRAHLRLGSKDAHSPQAAWIAPSHAEMLKPLPLANADLSWVSHCVPGTPGFELLDELPQPLDYDYFVWKGVEPDLHPYGACYHDLAEKRSTGAIEFLRHNGVQRVLVGGLALDYCVKTTALQLRRAGFEVGVYLPACRAIAETTAQTACSEMRAAGIELYASLDELDAALNTDKRI
- a CDS encoding methylamine utilization protein; its protein translation is MIKSCCLALGVALGTVFPANAASLLADLVDGQGQPLANAVLTLRGVPGAAPGEGIMDQRDKQFAPSVLAVRSGTSVKFPNSDNIRHQVYSFSPAKRFELRLYQGTPSEPVLFDKPGVVVLGCNIHDWMLGYVYVTDDPWFAVSDEQGRLKIDGLPPGSYQASLWHPQSPNMLPVAAGELKVVEPSLQQRFALQLSGPVQAVPAAPAPSSFGDAFKKATREVQP
- a CDS encoding tyrosine-type recombinase/integrase gives rise to the protein MKVIAERDRELDLSRSILANGKYREQFLAQPESSEPLVKVTGCGLIDGDEQLLPLVSSYLCRNYRNVSKADKTVLSYARRISYLLQDQKTKPEYEHSRRDDLLLSIGLGNLEVYLGRLDGAGLAPKTVQGRDAAYHHFFSSHLCVSLSGKPPLRSDNPYEHGPIRPGKANTRAIVQPCSMLELEQLILHTDSERERCMLQLIYDSGIRESELPRITLRHIRDALEYQKLQYVSADCNIPVNADYSPLHIQGSKGRRNQIVPRVTLVSRTTLERIENYHRTPLYRRYSQRIRDPEKTPAFFNSHGKAFTTKSVEKLFERVSKRARTSGKIKRKISAHKFRHGSAYLLLTSPDLGKDYFERLGMLSIGHGHSHTTTTEGYAQIPHDIYQKLCKPDSLLKTKCGEMQVLRERTTKRIRSGDKK
- a CDS encoding NUDIX hydrolase; translation: MGAAEVLASVDIVALRLSEAGELELLLIRRAQAPFAGQWALPGVLVNGRCADLSLDAAATRALQEKARVQPQHLEQVATVGNAVRDPRGWSLSTFYLALLPADTELPGEDLCFASLAQVLDERFPLPFDHVQLVAQALERLAGKSVYTSLPLYLLAPRFTVTEALAAFQACLGQAVQHTTLRGRLEKMKQQGWISDTGEKNYPKMGRPQSLLAHRPQGSGAFIFDRSVLS
- the pncB gene encoding nicotinate phosphoribosyltransferase, with the translated sequence MGESVFAERIVQNLLDTDFYKLTMMQAVLHNYPNAEVEWEFRCRNAEDLTPYLAEIRYQIERLAELSMSADQLAFLERIPFIKADFIRFLSLFRFNLRYVHTSIEDGQLCIRLRGPWLHVILYEIPLLAIVSEVRNRYRYREVVLEQASERLYQKLDWLKGEASATELEGFQIADFGTRRRFSYRVQEQMVHILKRDFPGRFVGTSNVHLAREFDLKPIGTMAHEWLMAHQQLGPRLIDSQSAALDCWVREYRGLLGIALTDCISMDAFLADFDLYFAKLFDGLRHDSGDPLQWAEKAIAHYEKLGIDPLSKTLVFSDGLTLEKSLRLYRALCGRINVSFGIGTNLTCDIPGVEPMNIVIKMTACNGQPVAKISDAPGKTQCRDDNFVSYLKHVFRVRDAQ